A single Gammaproteobacteria bacterium DNA region contains:
- the rplW gene encoding 50S ribosomal protein L23, giving the protein MNHERLLRVLVAPHISEKGTRAADTANQHVFKVLRDASKLEIKKAVETLFSVQVEQVRVLNMKGKSKRFQQALGRRQDWKKAYVTLAKGQDIRFNGGE; this is encoded by the coding sequence ATGAATCATGAGCGTTTATTACGAGTTTTAGTGGCGCCGCATATCTCTGAAAAGGGCACGCGAGCTGCAGATACTGCGAACCAACACGTGTTTAAAGTATTACGTGACGCAAGCAAATTAGAAATTAAGAAAGCGGTCGAAACATTGTTCTCTGTACAAGTTGAGCAGGTCCGCGTTCTGAATATGAAAGGCAAAAGTAAACGTTTTCAACAAGCTTTAGGCCGTCGTCAAGATTGGAAAAAAGCTTATGTAACGTTGGCTAAAGGCCAAGACATCCGTTTTAACGGCGGCGAATAA
- the rplD gene encoding 50S ribosomal protein L4, which produces MELTLHKDSKKIQLSEVAFGREYNEALVHQVVVAYMAGARAGTRAQKNRSDVSGGGAKPWKQKGSGRARAGSIRSPLWRSGGTTFAARPQDHSQKVNRKMYRGAMQAILSELLRQGRLLIVSDIRIDAPKTKQLIEKLGSLELQSALIVTESEDINLYLAARNLRDVDVVDASGVNPVDLLRFEKVLMTVDSAKRIEELLS; this is translated from the coding sequence ATGGAATTAACCCTGCATAAAGATAGTAAAAAAATTCAACTTTCTGAAGTTGCTTTCGGTCGTGAATATAACGAAGCGTTGGTGCATCAGGTAGTTGTGGCATATATGGCTGGCGCACGCGCTGGTACCCGTGCACAAAAAAATCGCTCTGACGTGAGTGGTGGTGGCGCCAAACCTTGGAAGCAAAAAGGTAGTGGTCGTGCACGTGCGGGTTCTATTCGTAGCCCTTTATGGCGTAGTGGTGGTACTACTTTCGCTGCGCGTCCTCAAGACCATTCGCAAAAAGTAAATCGTAAAATGTATCGCGGTGCGATGCAGGCAATTTTGTCCGAGTTACTACGTCAAGGTCGTTTGTTGATTGTTTCTGACATTAGAATTGACGCACCTAAAACCAAGCAACTGATTGAAAAATTAGGTTCGCTGGAATTGCAAAGCGCTTTAATTGTGACTGAGAGCGAAGATATTAATTTGTATCTCGCTGCGCGCAATCTGCGCGATGTTGATGTGGTTGATGCGAGCGGTGTAAATCCTGTCGACTTATTGCGTTTTGAAAAAGTCTTAATGACAGTTGATTCAGCTAAGCGTATCGAGGAGCTGTTGTCATGA
- the rplC gene encoding 50S ribosomal protein L3 has protein sequence MAIGLVGRKAGMTRVFIEDGASLPVTVIEVGSNHVTQVKTPDVDGYRAVQVTRGSRRASRVTKALAGHYAKAGVEAGLGMWEFRLNGDEGADLQAGSEIKVDLFQAGQVVDVTGISKGKGFQGVIKRYNFSMQDATHGNSRSHRAAGSTGQNQSPGRVFKGKKMAGQMGNEQVTTQNLEVVRVDLERGLLLIKGSVPGAPGGHVIVHPAVKAVVR, from the coding sequence ATGGCAATTGGTTTAGTAGGTCGTAAAGCAGGTATGACGCGCGTCTTCATTGAAGACGGTGCCTCGTTACCTGTGACAGTGATTGAGGTTGGTAGCAATCACGTAACGCAAGTTAAAACGCCGGATGTTGATGGTTATCGCGCTGTGCAAGTAACGCGCGGATCACGTCGTGCTAGTCGTGTAACTAAAGCTTTAGCGGGTCATTATGCTAAAGCAGGTGTAGAAGCTGGTTTGGGCATGTGGGAATTTCGTTTGAATGGCGACGAAGGTGCTGACTTGCAAGCAGGCTCAGAGATCAAAGTTGACCTGTTCCAAGCGGGTCAAGTAGTAGATGTCACTGGCATCTCAAAAGGTAAAGGTTTCCAAGGTGTAATTAAACGTTACAACTTCAGTATGCAAGATGCGACACATGGTAACTCACGTTCTCATCGTGCAGCAGGTTCTACTGGCCAAAATCAAAGCCCGGGTCGTGTATTTAAGGGTAAGAAAATGGCTGGTCAAATGGGTAATGAGCAGGTCACAACGCAAAATCTTGAAGTTGTGCGCGTAGATCTTGAGCGCGGCTTGTTGTTAATTAAAGGTTCGGTTCCAGGCGCGCCTGGTGGTCATGTGATTGTTCATCCAGCTGTTAAAGCTGTAGTGCGATAA
- the rpsJ gene encoding 30S ribosomal protein S10 produces MAKKAQTIRIRLKAFDHRLIDRSAQEIVETAKRTGARVHGPIPLPTKKERFTILVSPHADKDARDQYEIRTHKRLMDIIEPTDKTVDALMKLDLAAGVDVQIKLN; encoded by the coding sequence ATGGCAAAGAAAGCTCAAACTATCCGGATTCGCTTGAAAGCGTTCGATCATCGTTTAATTGATCGTTCGGCTCAAGAAATCGTGGAAACCGCAAAACGTACTGGCGCTCGAGTGCATGGTCCAATTCCATTGCCGACTAAGAAAGAGCGTTTCACTATTTTGGTGTCACCTCATGCTGATAAAGATGCGCGTGATCAGTACGAAATACGTACACACAAGCGTTTGATGGACATCATTGAGCCTACTGATAAAACGGTTGATGCTTTGATGAAGTTGGATTTAGCAGCTGGTGTAGACGTACAAATTAAGTTGAATTAA
- the tuf gene encoding elongation factor Tu, translating into MSKSKFERKKPHINVGTIGHVDHGKTTLTAALTKVMAQKYGGEFKAYDQIDAAPEERARGITIATAHVEYESENRHYAHVDCPGHADYVKNMITGAAQMDGAILVCSAADGPMPQTREHILLSRQVGVPYIVVFLNKADMVDDAELLELVEMEVRDLLTSYNFPGDDTPIVTGSALKALEGDTSEIGVPAIERLVAAMDSYIPIPERAVDLPFLMPIEDVFSISGRGTVVTGRIDRGIVKVGEEIEIVGIRDVQKTIVTGVEMFRKLLDEGRAGDNVGVLLRGTKRDDVERGQVLCKPGTIKPHTKFEAEVYVLSKEEGGRHTPFFNGYRPQFYFRTTDVTGAVDLPSGTEMVMPGDNIGLTITLINPIAMEDGLRFAIREGGRTVGAGVVAKIIL; encoded by the coding sequence ATGTCTAAAAGTAAATTTGAAAGAAAAAAGCCGCATATCAATGTGGGCACCATTGGTCACGTGGATCATGGCAAAACCACCTTAACTGCCGCATTGACGAAAGTCATGGCGCAGAAATACGGTGGTGAATTCAAAGCCTACGACCAAATTGACGCTGCCCCTGAAGAACGCGCCCGTGGTATCACCATTGCTACCGCGCACGTTGAATACGAATCTGAAAACCGCCACTACGCCCACGTAGACTGCCCCGGCCATGCTGACTATGTTAAAAACATGATCACCGGTGCTGCGCAAATGGACGGCGCTATTTTAGTGTGTTCTGCGGCTGACGGCCCTATGCCGCAAACCCGTGAACACATCCTGTTATCTCGCCAAGTCGGCGTACCTTATATTGTCGTGTTCTTAAACAAAGCCGACATGGTCGATGACGCCGAACTACTCGAACTCGTTGAAATGGAAGTGCGTGACCTGCTCACCAGCTACAACTTCCCTGGCGACGATACCCCGATTGTGACCGGCTCTGCGTTAAAAGCCCTCGAAGGCGACACCTCTGAAATTGGTGTTCCTGCGATTGAACGTTTAGTTGCGGCCATGGATTCGTACATCCCGATCCCAGAACGCGCTGTTGATTTACCGTTCTTAATGCCTATCGAAGACGTTTTCTCTATCTCGGGTCGTGGCACCGTTGTGACCGGTCGTATTGATCGCGGTATTGTTAAAGTCGGCGAAGAAATTGAAATCGTCGGTATCCGCGACGTCCAAAAAACCATCGTGACCGGCGTAGAAATGTTCCGCAAACTGCTCGACGAAGGTCGCGCAGGTGACAACGTTGGCGTGTTATTGCGCGGCACCAAGCGCGATGACGTTGAACGTGGTCAAGTATTATGCAAACCCGGCACCATCAAACCGCACACCAAGTTTGAAGCCGAAGTGTACGTATTATCGAAAGAAGAAGGCGGTCGTCATACCCCGTTCTTTAACGGCTATCGTCCGCAGTTCTACTTCCGTACCACCGACGTTACCGGCGCTGTTGACCTGCCTTCTGGCACTGAAATGGTTATGCCCGGCGACAACATTGGATTGACCATTACCTTGATCAACCCAATTGCAATGGAAGACGGTCTGCGCTTTGCTATTCGTGAAGGCGGTCGTACCGTCGGCGCGGGTGTCGTTGCGAAAATTATTTTGTAA
- a CDS encoding BLUF domain-containing protein produces MLVRLIYTSRVTNNIEATVIKDILRVSEQNNMIDNVSGVLLFSSSYFLQLLEGPRRAVNRAYARILVDKRHEDACMIRYEPIVSRQFGQWRMGYIGEGIFNKEVLFKYTTDGKFDPYSMSPDSALDLLLELLQRSVQIKS; encoded by the coding sequence ATGTTGGTAAGACTGATTTATACCTCGCGTGTGACTAATAATATTGAAGCCACGGTGATCAAGGATATTTTGCGAGTATCTGAGCAAAACAACATGATCGATAATGTTTCGGGTGTGTTGTTATTCAGCAGTTCGTATTTTTTGCAATTGTTGGAAGGGCCGCGTCGTGCGGTGAATCGTGCTTATGCGCGTATTTTGGTGGATAAGCGTCATGAAGATGCTTGTATGATTCGTTACGAGCCGATTGTGTCACGGCAGTTTGGTCAGTGGCGCATGGGTTATATTGGTGAAGGTATTTTTAATAAAGAAGTGTTGTTTAAATATACGACGGATGGAAAATTTGATCCCTACAGTATGTCGCCAGATTCTGCGTTAGATTTGTTGTTGGAATTATTGCAGCGTTCGGTGCAAATTAAATCGTAG
- a CDS encoding diguanylate cyclase has protein sequence MRLADFIRAEIEPILQDWEAFAKTIHSAKYMSKSGLRDHARDMLLEIADDLDSRQSESQQAAKSKGRQHKEGEESWAEVHGGDRQTSGFSVVETVSEFRALRASVVSHWTKAYPTIAGQQLEDLTRFHEAIDQAVAESLEQYAIVKEMETRLFGAILVASPDPIYVLDLKGRFIYANKATADLFALEPGAIIGKSTFDLGFSFASDFQRNLEKVIADQSTYRGKFVHTFASGKGERFEYLLAPVLDEHQNTEATVCISRDITEQALAEEKIWYNAYHDFLTGLPNRRLFLDRLEQEVKQAKRSSLPVSVLFMDLDGFKEVNDSLGHEVGDSLLSEMAKRLTDCVRENDTVARLGGDEFTVILTGATLRADVELVAKTIIDALAVPFHLAQQRVQISVSIGIALYPQDASSPVALLQAADQAMYKAKKSGSNRMYFYDTSEKTEK, from the coding sequence ATGCGGTTAGCTGATTTTATTCGAGCAGAGATAGAGCCGATTCTTCAGGATTGGGAAGCCTTTGCTAAAACCATCCATTCTGCCAAGTATATGAGTAAGAGCGGGCTGCGCGACCACGCCAGAGATATGCTGCTAGAAATTGCTGACGATCTCGATTCACGTCAGAGTGAATCACAACAGGCCGCCAAATCGAAAGGCCGTCAGCATAAAGAAGGGGAGGAATCTTGGGCAGAAGTGCACGGTGGCGATCGTCAAACGAGTGGCTTCAGCGTTGTTGAGACCGTTTCCGAGTTTCGCGCTTTGCGCGCGAGCGTGGTTTCCCACTGGACGAAAGCTTATCCAACGATTGCCGGCCAACAGCTTGAAGATCTCACTCGGTTTCATGAAGCGATAGACCAGGCCGTTGCCGAATCGCTGGAGCAGTATGCGATCGTAAAGGAGATGGAAACCCGGTTGTTCGGAGCGATTCTGGTCGCATCGCCTGATCCGATTTATGTGCTGGATCTCAAAGGCCGATTTATCTATGCCAACAAGGCCACTGCCGATCTTTTCGCTCTGGAGCCCGGAGCGATAATCGGAAAATCCACCTTTGACCTCGGGTTTTCGTTCGCCTCAGACTTTCAACGCAATCTTGAAAAGGTGATTGCTGATCAGTCCACTTACCGAGGCAAGTTCGTTCACACTTTTGCTTCTGGAAAGGGTGAAAGATTCGAGTATCTGCTTGCGCCCGTGCTGGATGAGCATCAAAACACCGAAGCGACCGTCTGCATTTCCCGGGATATTACCGAGCAGGCGCTTGCCGAAGAAAAAATTTGGTACAACGCCTACCATGACTTTTTAACCGGGTTGCCGAATAGACGTCTTTTTCTGGATCGTCTGGAGCAGGAGGTCAAACAGGCAAAGCGCAGTAGCCTACCTGTTTCCGTACTTTTCATGGATCTTGATGGTTTCAAAGAAGTTAATGATTCGCTGGGCCATGAAGTGGGGGACTCATTATTGTCTGAGATGGCAAAGCGCCTCACTGATTGTGTTCGGGAGAATGATACGGTTGCTCGCTTGGGCGGCGATGAATTTACCGTGATTCTCACCGGCGCTACGCTGCGCGCGGATGTTGAGCTGGTAGCCAAGACTATTATTGATGCACTTGCGGTGCCCTTTCATCTCGCGCAACAGCGGGTCCAGATTTCCGTCAGCATTGGGATCGCGCTTTACCCTCAGGACGCATCCTCTCCTGTCGCTTTGCTGCAAGCCGCGGATCAGGCGATGTATAAAGCTAAAAAATCCGGTTCTAATCGGATGTATTTTTACGATACATCCGAGAAAACAGAAAAATAG
- a CDS encoding DUF1456 family protein — protein sequence MNNNDILRRVRYIFDFSDQLMLSLFKLGGHEGNKAELATWLAREDEAGFVLCEDEKLARFLNGLIIKNRGALGDDTPEPERILTNNIVLRKLKIALNLQADDLLEILKLSEFTLSKHELSSLFRRPDHKHYRECLDQLLRNVLDGMEKHYRKNNT from the coding sequence ATTAACAATAACGATATCTTGCGCCGAGTGCGCTATATTTTTGATTTTAGCGATCAGCTTATGCTTTCACTATTTAAACTGGGTGGGCATGAAGGAAATAAGGCAGAGCTGGCTACTTGGTTGGCGCGCGAAGATGAGGCTGGGTTTGTTTTGTGTGAAGACGAAAAACTTGCTCGCTTTTTAAATGGACTGATCATAAAGAATAGAGGTGCTTTAGGTGACGACACACCAGAGCCTGAACGTATTTTGACCAACAACATAGTGTTGCGGAAGTTGAAAATCGCTCTAAACCTACAGGCAGATGATTTGCTTGAGATACTTAAGCTGAGTGAGTTCACTTTAAGTAAGCATGAGTTGAGCTCCTTATTTCGACGCCCTGACCATAAACACTATCGAGAATGTTTGGATCAATTGCTACGTAATGTTCTTGATGGAATGGAAAAGCATTATAGAAAAAATAACACGTAG